GTGCCGTCGACGGCGCCCGTCGGTTCGCGGCCGGGCGCCGAGAAGGTCGCGGTGGCCGATGCGGCGAGGTTCGCGCTGCCCGTGCTCGCGCTGCGCACGTCGGCACCCGCCTTGGCGAACAGGTCGACGACGCGGGCGTCGTCCGAGAAACGCACGTCCTGCGGCGCCTGGACGGAGGATGCCGTGGCGGTCGTCACCTTCGCGTCGCCCGTGACGACCTGGACCGTACCCGTCGCCGGGTCGTAGACGACGTGCGAGAGCTTGTCGACCGTGAAGGCCAGCTTGCCGTCGAGGAACACGGAGTAGCCCTCGGGGACGTCGTCGCCGTAGTACCGCGTACCGCCGGGCGCGTCCCACGTGACCGTGAGATCGCGATCGCGGTAACGGATGTTGTTCGCGGTGAAGTGGTCCCAGCCGATGTCGATCGGGTCGAGCTCGATCTTGGCGTCGTCGCGGGTGCGCACGCCCATGGCATCCTCGATCATCGTGAAGTTCGTCGCACCGAGGATCGTGTGGTGGATCCATGAGCGGTAGTCGATCTTCTGCGGGTCCGCCGAGCCGTTCGCCCAGAACTCGTTCTGGTCGGGCAGGCGGTTGTCACCGCCGTTCTGGTAATGCGCCCAGGCGTTCCAGTAGAGGAGCTTCTTGTAGGACTCCGCCGTGATCGCGTCCGTCGGGTAGTCGCGCAGGACCTTCGACATCATCCGGAACATCACGGTGGAGTTGATGACCGAGAAATTGTTGCTGCCCTGCCCGCCGGTGGCGTTGTAGGCCGCCTGATCGGCCTGGTTCGCGGTGTAGAAGGGGAAGATCGGGTACTGCTTGTCGTCGGCGAAGAGGCGGAGCGCCTGGACGTAGTCGTCGTTGTAGTCGGCGTCGCCCGGCTTCGGTACGAGACCGACGGTGAACGGGTAGTAGTTGTTGATCTCCTTCCACGGCACGTGCTCACCGTCACTGGCCATCGCGTGCTCGAGGAGCTTGGTGTCGGGGTTCCAGAGCACCTTCATGACCTGCGTCTTGATGTTCTGCGCGAATGCCTCCATCTCGTCGGCCTTCGCGGTGTCGCCGGCCGTGCGGTACGCCTGGGCGGACGCGAGGGCGTTGGAGTAGAGGTACGCGTTCTCGGCGCGGTCCTGGTAGCCGGGCTTCCAGTGGAACGACACGGCATCCGCGTCGTTCCCGGTCATCGCGCCCCAGTTGTATTCGATGAGGCCGTTCTTGTTGAAGTCGTACGCGTTGACGAGCCCCTTCACGTCGTCCTCCGCGTACGTCGCGAGGTTCTTCGCGATCGCCGTCGGACCGCCGTGCAGCTCGTACGAGCGCCACGCGGCCTCGGAGATGTACTGCGTGTAGCTGTTCGACCAGTTGGCGGGGTCGCCCGGGTTGTCGACGAACTTGTCGCTCTTGCTCGTCTCGCCGGTGGAGACCCAGGGGCCGTACGAGTAGATCGGATCGCGGAAGTACTTCAGGTCGTCGATGAACATGCCCGTGGTGAGCACGATCGAGTTGTTGTACCCGAGAGCGCCCTCCACGGCGACGGGGAACTGATACGTGTTGCCGGGCATGTCGGCGTCGAGGAAGTTGTAGCGCATCAGCCACCAGCGGTAGAAGAGCGTCGTGTCGATGTTGTCCTCGGGGGTGTCGAGGTACGGGACGTTCTCGGCCCACCACCGGTTGTAGGCGGTGACGTGCGCGGTGTACGCCTCGCCGGCCGACTGCGCGCGCGTGGCGTCGTACTCCGTGCGCGAGGCCTCGATCTCATCGGTGACGAGGCCGAGCTGCAGCTTCGCGGTGGCCGAGCCGTCCGCCGGTACCGAGAGCGTCCGCGTCAGAGTCTCGCCGGCGGGCACGAAGCCGTCACCCGAGAAGCGGGGCGAGATCCTCGTGAGGTCGTTGAGCGCCTCGACATGGCCGACGAGCTCGTCGCCGTCGACGGTCGCGGCATAGGGGGAGGATGCCACGAGCTCGACGTCGACCGCGTCGCCCGTCGCGTGCACCTCGAGGTTCGTCACCAGGACGTTCGCGTCGGTGATGAACTTCGTCTGCACGACCTCGAGGCCGCCGCCTCGGTGGACGCTCCGCCAGTAGCTGGGCGTCTGCTTGCGCTGCGCGACGTCTTCGGTGAGAGCGACCTCCGCACCGCCGACGCGGGCGGTGATCGTGTACCCGGAGCGGCCGTCGATCGCCTCCCAGTACGCGAGCTGCCCGCCGAAACCGAGAGCGGACGGGTCGTGCTCCTTCATGAAGGCCGCACGACCGCGCGTGAACAGCCACTGGTTGTTGTCGCCGAAGCTGCCCGCGTCGCCGGTGCGCGCGAGCATCTCGTCCATCCAGAAGTCCTTCGCGGGGCTCGTGCCCGCGCCGGCCGCCACATCGGCGTCGAAGATCCTCCGCAGTTCGTTTCCCGGGGTGTACGTGACGCCGGTGTCGGGGACGGGGTTCGGGCTCCCCGAGAAGGTCGGGTACCCGATGTCGGTGTTGGCGGCGTGCGCCGGCGCGGCCACGAAGGCCGTCGCCAGCAGCGTCGCGATCGCCGTCGCGGCGATCACGGAGCGCCCGACGCGATGGGGGATCGTCGGTGTGCAGTCCACGGTGTCTGTTCCTCTCGGCGCTGCTCGTCGATGAGCAGCGTGTGCGTGGCTGGCACGCTAGCGAGAGCCGGGAGAGTTTCGCAATGGTTTTCGGCAATTTCGAAAGATCAACGAAAACGGCGTGGAAGACCGCTCAGCGGTGCGCGATCGTCGACCCGCGGATGATGAGCTTCACGGGCATCTGATGCGTCCCCGAGCCGACGTCGACGCCGTCGATGGCGTCGAACACGCGCTGCGCGGCCTGACGACCGAGCTGCTGCAGGTTGGCGTTGATGCTCGTCAGCGGCGGCCGGGCGTTCTGCGTCAGCAGCTCCCAATCGTCGTAACCGATGACCGCGAGATCACCCGGCACGTCGCGCCCGAGGTCGCGAGCCGTGTCCAGCACGCCCCGAGCGATCTGGTCCGATCCGCAGAACACGGCGTCGACCTCCGGATGCCGCTCCAGCAGCATCGCGGCGGCGTCACGGCCCCAGTGCTCATTCCACGCGGCGAACATCGGCTCGCCGACGAAGTCGAGCCCGGCGGCGGCCAGGGCCGCACGCGCCCCGGCCAGACGATCCTGCGCGGCCGCATAGGACGGGTCTCCCGAGATGTGGGCGATACGCCGTCGCCCGCACGCGAGGAGATGCTCCACGGCGAGACGACCGCCGGAGTAGTTGTCCGGCGTCAGCGAGAGGTCGCGGGGATCGTCCGACGGCGAATACGCGTAGACGACGGGGACCGGCAGCTCCTGTCCGAGGGACGGCCGCGGGTCGGTCTGCCGCCCCACGACGATGATGCCGTCCACACGACGACTCAGCAGGGCCCGCAGGTGATGCTGCTCGCGGATGGCGTCGCCCCGCGCATCGCACAGGAAGACGTTGATCTGCCCGGCACCGAAGGCATCCTCCGCGCCCATGAGGATGGGGATCACGAAGCGACCCTCGAGGTCGTTCGTCAGCAGGCCCACCGTGCCGGTGCGACCCGCGAGCAGCCCCCTCGCCATCGCGTTGGGGGTGAACGCGAGTTCGGCAGCGGCCTCCATCACACGCTTGCGCGTTCCCGCGGCGACATCGCCGCGACCGTTGAGGGCCTTGGAGGCGGTGGCGATCGAGACGCCGGCGCGACGCGCGACGTCGCTCAGGGTGGCGGCGCGCGTGGCATCGGCGGTCATCGGAATCCGTTTCTCGTTCGTAACCATTTGCCGTCTTGACGAATCGGCGGTACTCACGTTACCGTCCCGAAAGGGATTTCGGTACTTTCGATATCCCGCCCTGTACAGCGGTGCCGACCCCGAATGTCGCATCCGCTCAATGAAGAGCTAGATGTGCTGCCCAGGCAGGTTGGTCAATCTGCTGATGGGTGGGTGGCTTCCGATTGCGGTGTGGGGCCTGTGGTGATTGTAGGAGTGCAGCCAGGCCGGGAGCGCGTTTCGGCGGGCTGATTCGGAGTTGTAGTGCCGGGAGTAGGCCCAGCCCTCGGCGAGGGTGCGGTGGAAGCGTTCGATCTTGCCGTTGGTCTGCGGCCGGTAGGGGCGGGTGCGTTTGGGGTGGATGCTGAGCTCGGCGCAGGCGTCGCGCCAGGCGAAGGACCGGTAGGCCGAGCCGTTGTCGGAGAGGACACGTTCGACGGTGACGCCGCGTGCAGCGAACCAGCCGACGGCTCGGCGTAGAACGGCGATGGCGGTGGCGGCGGTTTCGTCGTCGTGGATCTCGGCGTAAGCGACGCGGGAGTGGTCGTCGATGACGGTGTGGACGAACGCGGTGCCCGTGATCATGTCGCCGGCGATGCCGCGTTTGCCGGTGTGTTTGGCTGTGATGGCGCGGTTGCGGTCGCCCTGGAAGCGGCCGACGTATCGCCAGCCGCCGCCGTCGGGGATGTTGCCGAGCTTTTTGACGTCGACGTGGATCATCGAACCGGGGTGTTCGTGTTCGTAACGGCGGGCGGGTTCGCCGGTGCGGACATCGACGTGGCTGAGCCGACCGGGGTGTTCGTGTTCGTAACGGCGGGCGGGTTCGCCGGTGCGGACATCGACGTGGCTGAGCCGATTGATGTGGCAACGGGTGAGAACGGCGTGAACAGTCGACGCGGGCATCCCGAGCCGGGCGCCGATCCCGACCGGCCCCAGCCGCTGCTTCCATCGCAGGTGCACGACCTTGCGAACCAGCTGCCGCGGGGTCTTGCTCGGACTGCGATGAGGCCTCGAGGAACGATCGTGCATACCCTGTTCGCCCATTTCGACGTACCGGCGAGCCCACCGCTCCGCGGTGCGCCACGACACCCGGAAATGGGCCGCCGCCGCAGCGACAGACCAGCCGTCATCGACGACCTGCCGGGCGAGTCGAAGGCGTTGGCGCGGTGTCAGAGCAGCGTTAGCGTGGGTCACGAGGACCTCCTTGGTCATCGAGTGCGGGAACTAGACAGCTCCACTCTCGACCGGGAGGTCCTCACCCGTCCATCGCGTCACACCTCAACCAACGTCCCTGGGCAGCACAGCTAGAGGAGATTGCAATGACCCCATCCCGGCGCCGCTTCGCCCTTCGGGCAGCGACGGCCATCCTGGCCGCAAGCGCTCTCGTCGGCGGCCTGGCCGCGTGTTCCGGCGGTTCCAGCACCGCCGCTCCCGCCGACATCCCGGCGGAGGGCACCGACGACGGCGCGACCCTGACCCTCTGGACGCGCGCTCCCCTCGAGAAGCAGGCCAAGGACCTCGTGGCCGCGTACAACGCGAGCCACAAGAACCAGGTCGAGCTGACCGTGGTCCCGAACGACGACTACGTCGCGAAGGTCGGGGCGGCGGCGGGCTCGGGCGGATTGCCCGACCTGTTCGCGGCGGACATCGTGTACGTGCCCAACTGGGTGCAGCAGGGTCTGTTCCAGGATGTCTCGGCGCAGATCGACGGCCTGTCGTACAAGTCCTCCATCAACCAGGGACACCTCGACGCGGGCACGCTCGACGGCAAGGAGTACGTGCTCCCGTTCGTGCTCGACCTCTCGGTCATGATGTGGAACAAGGACCTCGTCAAGGAGGCCGGTCTCGACCCCGAGAAGGCCCCCGCCACGATCGACGACTTCGCCAAGACGGCCAAGGCCGTGCAGGCGCTCAACAAGCCCGGTGTCTCGGGAACGTCCACCGGACTCAACTGCGGTGGATGCCTGCTGTTCACCTGGTTCCCCTCCGTCTGGGCATCGGGCGAAGAGGTGCTGAACGCCGACGGCACGCAGTCCCTGCTCGACAACGACGCCGCCAAGAAGGTCTACTCCACGTGGAAGGACCTGAACGCGTCGGGTGCCGTCGCTCCCGGCTCGGCCGACGAGACCGGCGCGACGTGGGTCGCGGGCTTCCAGGAGGGCAAGGTCGGCATCATGCCCTTCCCGGCCACCCTGCTGCCGAGCCTGACCTTCGACGCGGGCGTCTCGGGCATCCCCGGTGTCAAGGGGGGCGAGTCCACGTTCGTGGGTGGTGACGGAATCGGTATCTCCAAGGACTCGAAGCAGTCGCCGCAGGCGTGGAACTTCCTGTCGTGGCTGACGTCCGAGGACGCGCAGGTCGGTGTTCTCGCCAAGGGCGGGAGCACCGTCTCGCGGTCGGACCTCGCCGACAACGAGTACGCGGCGAAGGACCCGCGCCAGGTCGCCATCAACGAGGTCGCCGGCAAGGGCAAGACGCCGGTCGCACTGAACTTCCAGCAGGCGTTCAACGCCCCGGGAAGCCCCTGGCTCACTCTCGTGCGCAACGCCGTCCTCCAGGGAACCAACACCGTCGACGCCGACAACGACGAGATCACCGCGGTCCTGTCGCAGTAACCCCGCGGGGGTGCCGGGCGGCTCACCCGGCACCCCCCTCCCCGGAAGGAACACCCGTGGCTCTCTCCTCCCCCACTCGGCGCTCACGCTACGCGCGCTCGGCGCTCGGCGGACCCGTCCAGGGCTGGCTGTACGCCGCACCGACGGCCCTGTTCGTCGTCGCGCTCTTCGTCATCCCCCTCCTCCTCGTCCTGCAGATGTCGGGCTCGGAGTGGCCCCTGCTCCGGGGCAACATGGGCCCGAACTTCCCCGAGAACTTCGCCGATGCCCTGAACCACCGCCTCTTCTGGGAGTCGGTGCGCTTCACGCTGCTGTACACGGTGATCACCACCGTCCTGCTGATCGGCCTGGGCCTCGGGCTCGCGCTCCTCGTGCAGGAGTCGACCCGGTGGAAGGGCTTCCTCCGCACGGCATTCCTCCTGCCCAGCGCACTCGGACTCGCCTCGGCGTCGCTGCTGTTCTACGTGCTCTACTCCCCCATCGCCGGTCCGTTCGCCGGGCTCATGCAGTCGTGGGGCATCACCTTCCTGGGATCGCCCGACGGGGCGCTCTGGTCGACGGTGTTCCTCATCGTCTGGCGCTTCGCGGGGTTCTACATGCTCCTGCTGCTCGTCGGGCTGCAGGGGATCCCGGAGGACATCTACGAGGCCGCGCGGATCGACGGCGGCTCCCGCTGGCAGATCTTCCGGGACATCACCGTCCCGCTGCTCCGGCCCACCTTCGCCCTCACCACCGTCATGTGCGTGACGGGGTCGCTCCTGGCCTTCGACCAGTTCTACATCCTCACCAAGGGCGGGCCGGACAACAGCACGATGACCGTCGTGCAGCTCATCTACAACATCGCCTTCCAGGGGCAGAACAGCCTCGGCATCGCCGCCGCGCTGTCGGTCATCATCCTGCTCGCCCTGGTCGTCATCAACGTCGTGCAGCTGCGCGCGTTCCGTCGCCCCGAGGAGTCCTGAGATGGCCCTGACCGCCGCTCCCTCACCCGCCGCCACCACGAGCACCCGCACAATCGTCGCCCCCGGCTCGCGCGCGCGCCGCCGTCCGAACGGTCGCCTGCTCGGAGGCATCCCCTCGACCGTGTTCATGGGGGGACTGGCGATCATCTTCCTGTACCCCCTGGTGTGGACCGGGGTCGCCTCGGTGAGCCCGCAGGCCGGCACGAGCCAGTCCGACGGCTGGGGCTTCGGCAACTACGCCACCCTCGCCTCCTTCCAGTCCGGGATCTGGGTATACCTGGGCAACTCGCTGTTCGTGTCGTTGCTCACCGTCACCCTGACGCTGCTCGTGTCGTTCCTCGGGGGCTACGCCTTCGCCCGCTTCTCCTTCCCGGGGAAGAACCTGCTGTTCCTCCTGGTGCTGGCGATCCTGATGGTGCCCTACGCCACGCTGCTGATCCCGCTCTACGTCATCCTCAACGCCGTCGGACTCCAGAACTCGCTCGTCGGTGTGGCTCTCGTGCTGACGATGTTCCAGCTGCCGTTCTCGATGTTCATGATGCGCATCTCGTTCGAGTCGGTGCCCCGCGAGCTCGACGAGGCGGCCCTCGTCGACGGGTGCACGAGCTTCGGCGCCCTGTGGCGCGTGCTGCTCCCGGCGGTCAAGCCGGGCCTCATCACGGTGGGCCTGTTCGCGTTCCTCACCGCCTGGAACGACTTCATCGCCCCGCTGATCCTCATCAACGACCAATCGCGCATCACGCTGCCCCTCGCGGTCGCGAACCTGCGCGGCCAGACCATGGGCGTCATCGACTACGGCGTCACTGAGGCGGGCGTCGTCGTGCTCGCGCTGCCGTGCATCGTCCTGTTCCTGATCCTCCAACGTCACTACGTGCGCGGCTTCATGTCCGGCGCCTTCAAGGGATGACCATGTCGACCACCCTCCCCTCTCGTCCGCTCGACCCGGACACGGCGCGTACCGTCGCCGCTCCCGTCCTCCCGACCCGCTCTCGTCTGCGCCCCCTCGGCCTCGGTGACGTCCGCATCACCGGCGGGTTCTGGGGCGAGCGACAGGGCGTCAACGCCGCCCACACGCTCGACCACATCCTCGGTCGTCTCGAGTCCGAGGGATGGCTGCCGAACTTCGATCGCGCCGCCGCAGGAACCCTCCCGGCGGGTCGCCGGGGACGCGAGTTCAGCGACTCCGAGGTGTACAAGTACCTCGAAGCCACCGCGTGGGAGATCGGTCGCAGCGACGATCCCGCGCTCGAACGCACCTTCCGCGACATCGTGGCGCGGGTGGCGGCGGCGCAGGAGACCGACGGCTACCTCAACACCGAGTTCGGGCGCCCCGGGCAGCAGCCGCGGTGGTCCGACCTGGAGTGGGGGCACGAGCTCTACTGCCTCGGCCATCTCTTCCAGGCGGCCGTCGCCCGCGAGCGGACGAGACCGGGTGCCGACGACGGGCTGCTCGCGATCGCACGACGCGCGGCGGATCTCGTCTGCGACGTCTTCGGACCCGACGGCATCCCCGCTTTCTGCGGCCATCCCGAGATCGAGGCGGCCCTCGTCGAGCTCGCCCGG
This portion of the Microbacterium testaceum StLB037 genome encodes:
- a CDS encoding carbohydrate ABC transporter permease, producing MALTAAPSPAATTSTRTIVAPGSRARRRPNGRLLGGIPSTVFMGGLAIIFLYPLVWTGVASVSPQAGTSQSDGWGFGNYATLASFQSGIWVYLGNSLFVSLLTVTLTLLVSFLGGYAFARFSFPGKNLLFLLVLAILMVPYATLLIPLYVILNAVGLQNSLVGVALVLTMFQLPFSMFMMRISFESVPRELDEAALVDGCTSFGALWRVLLPAVKPGLITVGLFAFLTAWNDFIAPLILINDQSRITLPLAVANLRGQTMGVIDYGVTEAGVVVLALPCIVLFLILQRHYVRGFMSGAFKG
- a CDS encoding IS481 family transposase; translation: MTHANAALTPRQRLRLARQVVDDGWSVAAAAAHFRVSWRTAERWARRYVEMGEQGMHDRSSRPHRSPSKTPRQLVRKVVHLRWKQRLGPVGIGARLGMPASTVHAVLTRCHINRLSHVDVRTGEPARRYEHEHPGRLSHVDVRTGEPARRYEHEHPGSMIHVDVKKLGNIPDGGGWRYVGRFQGDRNRAITAKHTGKRGIAGDMITGTAFVHTVIDDHSRVAYAEIHDDETAATAIAVLRRAVGWFAARGVTVERVLSDNGSAYRSFAWRDACAELSIHPKRTRPYRPQTNGKIERFHRTLAEGWAYSRHYNSESARRNALPAWLHSYNHHRPHTAIGSHPPISRLTNLPGQHI
- a CDS encoding ABC transporter substrate-binding protein, whose translation is MTPSRRRFALRAATAILAASALVGGLAACSGGSSTAAPADIPAEGTDDGATLTLWTRAPLEKQAKDLVAAYNASHKNQVELTVVPNDDYVAKVGAAAGSGGLPDLFAADIVYVPNWVQQGLFQDVSAQIDGLSYKSSINQGHLDAGTLDGKEYVLPFVLDLSVMMWNKDLVKEAGLDPEKAPATIDDFAKTAKAVQALNKPGVSGTSTGLNCGGCLLFTWFPSVWASGEEVLNADGTQSLLDNDAAKKVYSTWKDLNASGAVAPGSADETGATWVAGFQEGKVGIMPFPATLLPSLTFDAGVSGIPGVKGGESTFVGGDGIGISKDSKQSPQAWNFLSWLTSEDAQVGVLAKGGSTVSRSDLADNEYAAKDPRQVAINEVAGKGKTPVALNFQQAFNAPGSPWLTLVRNAVLQGTNTVDADNDEITAVLSQ
- a CDS encoding carbohydrate ABC transporter permease, with protein sequence MALSSPTRRSRYARSALGGPVQGWLYAAPTALFVVALFVIPLLLVLQMSGSEWPLLRGNMGPNFPENFADALNHRLFWESVRFTLLYTVITTVLLIGLGLGLALLVQESTRWKGFLRTAFLLPSALGLASASLLFYVLYSPIAGPFAGLMQSWGITFLGSPDGALWSTVFLIVWRFAGFYMLLLLVGLQGIPEDIYEAARIDGGSRWQIFRDITVPLLRPTFALTTVMCVTGSLLAFDQFYILTKGGPDNSTMTVVQLIYNIAFQGQNSLGIAAALSVIILLALVVINVVQLRAFRRPEES
- a CDS encoding LacI family DNA-binding transcriptional regulator, which encodes MTADATRAATLSDVARRAGVSIATASKALNGRGDVAAGTRKRVMEAAAELAFTPNAMARGLLAGRTGTVGLLTNDLEGRFVIPILMGAEDAFGAGQINVFLCDARGDAIREQHHLRALLSRRVDGIIVVGRQTDPRPSLGQELPVPVVYAYSPSDDPRDLSLTPDNYSGGRLAVEHLLACGRRRIAHISGDPSYAAAQDRLAGARAALAAAGLDFVGEPMFAAWNEHWGRDAAAMLLERHPEVDAVFCGSDQIARGVLDTARDLGRDVPGDLAVIGYDDWELLTQNARPPLTSINANLQQLGRQAAQRVFDAIDGVDVGSGTHQMPVKLIIRGSTIAHR